Proteins from a genomic interval of Rosa chinensis cultivar Old Blush chromosome 2, RchiOBHm-V2, whole genome shotgun sequence:
- the LOC112183737 gene encoding squalene epoxidase 3 codes for MQLQKPIFQTHLPPQPSSQLFAQIHLHYHKPHLPTISLCFHKPTSTTPESSTSSSCIPTETDSRTKQGHLSSSSSSGSCNSSINSMMATMVAIDPYVVWTFFASLLGFLLLSLLRRRNYGNATAEDKGMVKNKNKTTENHVSEECVKSSGNGDFRQEFGSGTDVIIVGAGVAGAALAHTLGKEGRRVRVIERDLTEPDRIVGELLQPGGYLKLIDLGLEDCVEEIDAQRVLGYALFKDGKNTKLSYPLEQFHSDVAGRSFHNGRFIQRMREKAATLPNVQLEQGTVTSLLEENGTITGVQYKTKDGQELQAHAPLTIVCDGCFSNLRRTLCKPQVEVPSCFVGLILENCELPFANHGHVILADPSPILFYQISSTEVRCLVDVPGQKVPPITNGAMANYLKNVVAPQLPPELHDPFIAAIDKGSIRTMPNRSMPANPQPTPGALLMGDAFNMRHPLTGGGMTVALSDIVILRDLLKPLRDINDASSLCNYLESFYTLRKPVASTINTLAGALYKVFSASPDQARKEMRQACFDYLSLGGACSTGPVALLSGLNPRPLSLVLHFFAVAIYGVGRLLLPFPSPKRMWIGVRLIWSAVRIIFPIIKAEGVRQMFFPATIPACHRAPPAN; via the exons ATGCAACTACAAAAGCCAATCTTCCAGACCCATCTTCCACCACAACCAAGCTCACAGCTTTTTGCTCAGATCCATCTCCATTACCATAAACCTCACCTTCCCACAATCTCTCTCTGCTTCCATAAACCCACATCAACAACACCCGAAAGCTCTACCAGTTCCAGCTGCATTCCAACAGAAACAGATAGCAGAACCAAACAGGgacatctttcttcttcttcctcatctggGTCTTGTAATTCATCGATTAATTCAATGATGGCGACAATGGTGGCGATCGATCCGTATGTTGTGTGGACGTTCTTTGCTTCTTTATTgggttttcttcttctctcccttCTCCGCCGACGTAATTACGGTAATGCCACTGCCGAGGACAAGGGAATGgttaaaaacaagaacaagacgACCGAGAATCATGTTTCTGAAGAATGTGTGAAGAGCTCTGGCAACGGAGACTTCCGGCAGGAGTTCGGCTCCGGAACTGACGTCATCATCGTTGGCGCCGGTGTTGCTGGCGCTGCTCTTGCACACACCCTTGGCAAG GAGGGAAGACGTGTTCGTGTGATTGAAAGAGACTTGACAGAGCCGGATCGAATTGTTGGCGAACTTCTCCAGCCTGGGGGATACCTGAAGCTGATTGACTTGGGACTTGAAG ATTGTGTTGAGGAAATCGATGCTCAGCGAGTTCTTGGATATGCTCTTTTTAAGGATGGGAAGAATACTAAACTGTCCTATCCCCTGGAACAGTTCCACTCAGATGTGGCGGGTAGAAGTTTCCACAATGGGCGATTCATACAGAGGATGAGAGAAAAAGCTGCTACTCTTCCCAA TGTACAACTGGAGCAAGGTACAGTCACATCCCTGCTTGAAGAAAATGGGACAATTACGGGGGTTCAGTACAAAACTAAGGATGGTCAAGAACTTCAAGCTCATGCTCCTCTTACAATTGTCTGCGATGGTTGCTTCTCAAATCTGCGACGCACTCTTTGTAAGCCTCAG GTAGAAGTGCCCTCTTGTTTTGTGGGATTAATTTTGGAAAATTGTGAACTCCCATTTGCAAATCACGGGCATGTTATTCTTGCTGATCCATCTCCAATCCTGTTTTACCAAATCAGTAGTACAGAGGTCCGCTGTTTGGTTGATGTGCCTGGCCAGAAAGTACCTCCCATCACTAATGGAGCAATGGCTAACTATTTGAAGAATGTGGTAGCTCCACAG CTTCCACCTGAACTTCACGATCCCTTCATAGCTGCAATTGACAAAGGAAGTATTAGAACTATGCCGAATAGAAGCATGCCAGCCAATCCGCAGCCAACTCCTGGAGCCCTTTTAATGGGTGATGCTTTCAATATGCGTCATCCTTTAACTGGTGGAGGAATGACTGTGGCACTATCGGACATTGTTATACTCAGGGATCTTCTTAAACCATTACGTGACATAAATGATGCTTCTTCATTGTGCAACTACCTAGAATCCTTTTATACCTTGCGCAAG CCAGTTGCATCTACAATAAACACCTTGGCAGGTGCCCTATACAAGGTGTTCTCTGCCTCCCCTGACCAAGCAAGGAAGGAGATGCGCCAAGCATGCTTTGACTATCTGAGCCTTGGAGGTGCCTGTTCAACTGGACCAGTGGCTCTGCTCTCTGGTCTAAATCCTCGCCCGCTGAGTTTAGTTCTCCATTTTTTTGCTGTTGCGATATATGGTGTTGGACGTTTGCTTCTACCATTTCCTTCACCGAAACGCATGTGGATTGGAGTGAGATTAATCTGG aGCGCAGTACGCATAATATTTCCCATCATCAAGGCAGAAGGTGTGAGACAGATGTTCTTTCCTGCTACTATTCCAGCTTGTCATAGGGCTCCTCCTGCTAACTGA